The sequence TGGGCACCACCCGGCGCCAGACCCCCGCTTCCTGTTCGGCGATGGACCAGCCGAAACGCTCAGCCAGGTGTTCAGCCCGCTCTTGTGAATAGCGGTCGCCGATGAACTTTAGGGGGCGCTTGAGGGCCGGATCAGCCGGGTCTACCACTACCTGGGTGATGATGGTTACCACCTCCCGTGAAATCTGTTCATCCATGAGCGCGTTTTGCAGTGATTGCTCGATCATGTAGCCGATAGTCCCCTGGGTGGCGGCTACGCAGAGGCCCAGGGGCAGGGGCGGAACCCGATCGGCGGCCAGCTCCCCCCGCAGCAGTTCGTCTCCCACCTGGGGACCGTTACCGTGCACGATTGCCAGGCGGTGACCCCGTCTCAGGAAGGGGAGCGCCGCGTGCAGGGCGGCCCGGGTCTGGGCGAACTGCTGGGCGATGGTGCCGGTGGTAGCGTCCGGCGCCAAAGCGTTTCCGCCCAAGGCGAGCAGGACCGTGCTATTGGTAAGCAGTGTTGTGCCCATGAGAGGTTCGGGCGTGCCACCCAGGGCCAGGCGGGCCGGCTGCAACGCTTAAGATCGCGACGCCAGTTTGTCCGCGCACCTAGACCTTACTGGCTACTGATTTGGCTTGGAGAAACAACCCCAGATAATCTGGCCCGCCAGCCTTGGAGTCTGTGCCGGACATGTTAAACCCGCCGAAGGGGTGGACCCCCACCATAGCGCCGGTGCATTTGCGGTTGAGATAGAGGTTACCTACGTGAAAGGCGCGTTTGGCTTGCTCCAGGTGATCCCGGTTGCGGCTGTAGACCGCCCCGGTGAGGCCGTAGATGGTGTGGTTCGCAAAAGCGAGGGCCTCATCAAAGTCTTGGGCTTTGATCACCGCCAGCACCGGCCCGAAAACTTCCTCCTGGGCCAGCCTGGCATCGGGCTTGATGTCCGCGATGATGGTGGGCTGGTGGAAGTAGCCCTGGTCGCCGATGCGCTCGCCGCCCGTGAGCAGGTGGCCCTCCTGGCGGCCGATCTCGACGTAATCCTGGACCTTGTCCAGCGCCGCCTGGTTGATGACCGGGCCCATAAATTGGTGCCGGTCCTCCGGGGCACCAACGTTGATGGCCTCGGCCAAGGCAACGACCTTATTGATGAGCGGCTCGTAGATCTGCTCATGCACAATGAGCCGCGAGCAGGCAGAGCACTTCTGGCCCTGGTAGCCAAAGGCTGAGGCGACGATGCCCTCGGCGGCAGCATCCAGGTCGGCATCACTGTCCACCACGATGGCATCCTTGCCCCCCATTTCAACGATGACCCGCTTGATCCAGATTTGACCCGGCCGCGCCTTGGCCGCCCGCTCGTTAATGCCTAGGCCCACCTCCATGCTTCCGGTAAACGCGATGAATCGCACCTGCGGGTGCTCCACAATAAAATCGCCGATCTCCCCGCCACTGCCGGTCAGGTAAGTAAGGACCCCCGTGGGCAGGCCGGCCTCTGCGAAGGCCTCCGCCAGCAGCTGTCCCGTGAGAGGGGTCTCGCTGGCAGGCTTGAGTACCACCGTGTTGCCGGTAACAATCGCGGCTGCGGTCATGCCGGTGAGGATGGCAAGGGGAAAATTCCAGGGTGGTATGACGGCGCCCACGCCCAGAGGGATGTAGAAGAGGTCCAGCTCCTCACCATCAGTTGGGACTATCGGCTGGGGCTGGGCATAGCGCAGTGCCTCCCGGGCGTAGTATTCCAGGAAGTCGACAGCTTCGGCCAAGTCTGCGTCAGCCTCAATCCAGCTCTTTCCGGCCTCCAGGACCATGGTGGCAACGGCTTCATCCCGGCGTCGGCGCAGAATTTCGGCGGCCCGGAGCAGGATATCCGCCCGCCGCTGAGCGGGGGTCTCCTTCCAGGTTTTAAAAGTATGACTGGCAACTTCGATGGCTGCCTGGGCCTGGGCCTGGGTGGCTTTTTGGAATAGGGCCAGTACCTGATCGGGGTCGGCGGGATTGGTGCTACGCAGCTGGCTGCCATTGGTGAACGATTGCTCACCAATGATGAGGGGGTAGCTCTGGCCGGCTCTGGACTGCAGCCGCTTTAGTTCAGCCGCTACAGCGCCAATGTCCTTGTCCTGGTCGAAATGTCTGACGGGCAAATTCTTAAAGGGGGTCATATGACGCTCTTGTTCCTATTAGGGTTCGACATCGCGGTACCGGGCCATCACCGCCCCGTACCAGATCAATACCTCAGCCGCAAAAGTTAGACTCTGCCGTCAGTTTCAATCAAGGCAAATGGAGGGCGTGCCAGCGCAGTCAGCCTCCAACAGCGGGCATAAATATTGATCGGGCAGTGGCAATGCCTTGCAGGGCGGGGCCGCCTGGAAGTCCACGCGCCGGGTTGTTACCGGTAGCTGCAGGCCGGTTGCAAACTGATATCTGTTGCCCGCAATTTCGCAGCCTTATATTGCAGCATTGCGCAGGGCGGCATAACCAAACAGGCAGGATTAATGATGCATGACACGAAAACGATCCGTCGCTGGTGGCTGCTTTCATTGGCAATGGCTATGTTCGCCTGCGCCGCACCCGAACGGGGTACGGTCTCCAACCGGAAAGCCCCGGCAGCGAGCCAGTTCGATTTTTGGCTGGGCGAGTGGGAGCTCACCTGGGGAGATAGTGGCAGCGGGACCAATACGATCACGGCTATCCTGGACAGCATGGTGATTGCTGAAAATTTTGATGGCACGCCCTCCATGCCGCTCATTGGCAAGAGCTATTCGGTCTATGTTGAGCGCCAGGGTAAATGGAAACAGACTTGGGTGGACAATAGCGGGGGTTACCTGGACTTTGTGGGTGAATTTGTCGATGGCAAAATGATCTTTTCGCGGGATGCTGTCAGGCCAGATGGCACGCCGGTGATCCAGCGTATGGTGTGGCACAACATTGCGCAGGACGAATTGGACTGGAATTGGGAGGCGTCGACGGATGGTGGGATGAGCTGGAATGTGAACTGGAAAATTCATTATCGCAGAAAGTAGAGTAGGCTAATTGCCGGAGTTCAATGCACGGCGGCCACACAACTATAGTATTATTAGTTATAGTATATTAGGAGTGACGGGAGATGAGCTCCGCCGCTGACCACAAGTTTATGCGCCTGGCCCTTGAGGACTGCAGGCAGGCGTTTGTCCGGAACGAGGGTGGCCCTTTCGGTGCCTGCATTGTACGGGACGGCGAGGTGCTCGCCGTTGCGCACAACACCGTCCTGAAGGAGCGCGATCCTACAGCCCACGCCGAGATGAATGCCATCCGCGCAACCAGCCGAACTCTGGGCAGCCACGATTTGTCAGGCTGCGTCATTTATGCCACCTCCGAGCCGTGCCCCATGTGCTTCGCCGCTATACACTGGGCGCGCATGGGGCAGATATTTGCGGGCACCCGGATAGAAGATGTCAAGGCGCTGGGCTTCAACGAGCTGCCTATTCACAACCTGCTGCTCCGGGAGCTGGCCGGGCTGTCCATCAGCCTCGAAGCGGATATCCTGCGGGCTGAATGCCGCCAGCTGCTGGAGGACTGGAAGGCACAGACTTTGGCTGAAGTCTACTGATTCCTGGATGGGTGATCTAAGACCTCTCTGTCTGAATCTCCATAACGCTTCCATTATACTTTAGTCCGTTCGATATTTATGTGTAAAACTTTATTCTTCTGCGCGGAAATCTGGTGCTCTTGGGCCCCTTGCATGGGCCCCCAGACCCGGGGTGTTACTGTGACGGTTTGAGCGGGAATTTCACTGGAGAAACTAAAAAATGTCAGGGGAACACGGTTGCCTAATCATACTCTCGTTCCGATGAGAAATGTGCCTTCTAGAGCCGCGCAGATAGGATCAATGAAAGTCCGAAATGTGATACAGATCAACTTTTCCTTTGCCTCACCGTTTATTCAGTTGTATACTCGGTGTGGCTAGGCGACTTTGCCGATAAGAATAAGTTCACAGGGCGGTTAACTAAGTAAGTTCTCAATGGAGGAGAGTCTTAGTGAAGGTAGTGGGATTCGTGCCAAAAATGCTGGTAAAATTTAAAATTCAAACCGCATGCGGGGACCAGCTACCTGATTCGACCCTGATCCGGGCGGAGCAGGATGACGGACAACGGTCCGGCTTTAGCCTCCGCAAATATTTTCCAACCTTTCAATCATAAAGCCGCAGGAGCGACCATGAACCGAATACTGCAGATCGCTACCATATTTCTTGTCCCAATATTTCTGTACAGTCAGGAAGTGGGAAAAATTGCCGGGCAGGTAACCGACGAGTCCACGGGTAATCCCCTGGTTGGCGCCAATGTCCAGGTGGAAGGCACATCATTTGGTGCTGCCACGGACGCAGATGGTAAATACGTCATTTTGGGTATCGACCCGGGCGTTTATACGTTGGACGTGGGTTACATCGGCTATCAATCAATTCGCCTGACCGATTTGCGCGTTTTGAGTCGGTTGACGACGGAGACCGATGTGGCGCTGGCAGCGCAGGCCATACAGACTGAGGCTGTCAATGTGGTCGCTCAGCGGG is a genomic window of Candidatus Neomarinimicrobiota bacterium containing:
- a CDS encoding carbamate kinase produces the protein MGTTLLTNSTVLLALGGNALAPDATTGTIAQQFAQTRAALHAALPFLRRGHRLAIVHGNGPQVGDELLRGELAADRVPPLPLGLCVAATQGTIGYMIEQSLQNALMDEQISREVVTIITQVVVDPADPALKRPLKFIGDRYSQERAEHLAERFGWSIAEQEAGVWRRVVPSPKPVRLVNGRSIRHLVELGSIVIASGGGGIPAFVMENGHYEGVDAVVDKDLTAAVLAEDIGAQEMYILTDVPEVYLHFGSDRQQPIRKLSLHQAQDYLDAGHFPGGSMGPKMEAAMQFLKAGGEKVVVTNIESMEQALAGEAGTTVVR
- the pruA gene encoding L-glutamate gamma-semialdehyde dehydrogenase, with protein sequence MTPFKNLPVRHFDQDKDIGAVAAELKRLQSRAGQSYPLIIGEQSFTNGSQLRSTNPADPDQVLALFQKATQAQAQAAIEVASHTFKTWKETPAQRRADILLRAAEILRRRRDEAVATMVLEAGKSWIEADADLAEAVDFLEYYAREALRYAQPQPIVPTDGEELDLFYIPLGVGAVIPPWNFPLAILTGMTAAAIVTGNTVVLKPASETPLTGQLLAEAFAEAGLPTGVLTYLTGSGGEIGDFIVEHPQVRFIAFTGSMEVGLGINERAAKARPGQIWIKRVIVEMGGKDAIVVDSDADLDAAAEGIVASAFGYQGQKCSACSRLIVHEQIYEPLINKVVALAEAINVGAPEDRHQFMGPVINQAALDKVQDYVEIGRQEGHLLTGGERIGDQGYFHQPTIIADIKPDARLAQEEVFGPVLAVIKAQDFDEALAFANHTIYGLTGAVYSRNRDHLEQAKRAFHVGNLYLNRKCTGAMVGVHPFGGFNMSGTDSKAGGPDYLGLFLQAKSVASKV
- a CDS encoding nucleoside deaminase, whose protein sequence is MSSAADHKFMRLALEDCRQAFVRNEGGPFGACIVRDGEVLAVAHNTVLKERDPTAHAEMNAIRATSRTLGSHDLSGCVIYATSEPCPMCFAAIHWARMGQIFAGTRIEDVKALGFNELPIHNLLLRELAGLSISLEADILRAECRQLLEDWKAQTLAEVY